A single window of Lentilitoribacter sp. Alg239-R112 DNA harbors:
- the metK gene encoding methionine adenosyltransferase, with product MARGNYLFTSESVSEGHPDKVCDRISDEIVDLVYKEARKTGMDPFKVRVACETLTTTNRVVIAGEVRVPDTLLKKDKAGNIVKDAAGLPVVAAGRFRSAARRAIRDIGYEQDGFHWKTARVDVLLHGQSPDIGQGVDSAADKQGEEGAGDQGIMFGYACRETEALMPAPIYYSHKILELLAAARKSGEGDAAKLGPDAKSQVTVRYVDGIPHEVDSIVLSTQHLDESWDQKKVRQVCEPYIREAMGDLPIAEDCTWYINPTGKFVIGGPDGDAGLTGRKIIVDTYGGAAPHGGGAFSGKDTTKVDRSAAYAARYLAKNVVAAKLADKCTIQLSYAIGVAQPLSVYVDLHGTGKVSEDVIEAAIRENMDLSPTGIRKHLDLNKPIYAQSAAYGHFGRKPGRNGSFSWEKTDLTAALKQAVKKAA from the coding sequence ATGGCACGCGGTAATTATCTTTTCACAAGCGAATCTGTTTCAGAAGGTCATCCAGATAAGGTATGTGACCGAATTTCGGATGAAATTGTAGATCTAGTGTATAAAGAAGCTCGCAAAACAGGGATGGACCCATTCAAGGTTCGCGTTGCATGCGAAACTCTAACAACAACAAATCGTGTCGTGATTGCCGGTGAAGTCCGCGTGCCAGATACACTCCTTAAGAAAGACAAAGCTGGAAACATCGTCAAAGACGCTGCTGGCCTTCCCGTTGTAGCTGCTGGACGCTTTAGATCAGCTGCGCGACGCGCAATCCGCGATATTGGCTATGAGCAAGACGGTTTCCACTGGAAAACAGCACGTGTGGATGTGCTTCTTCACGGTCAATCACCGGACATCGGTCAGGGTGTTGATAGTGCTGCGGATAAACAAGGTGAAGAAGGTGCTGGCGATCAGGGCATAATGTTTGGGTACGCATGTCGCGAAACAGAGGCACTTATGCCCGCACCAATCTATTATTCGCACAAAATTCTGGAACTACTCGCTGCGGCCAGAAAATCCGGTGAAGGCGATGCGGCCAAACTAGGACCAGACGCAAAAAGTCAGGTCACGGTCCGTTATGTTGATGGCATACCGCATGAAGTAGATTCAATTGTGCTTTCAACTCAGCATCTTGATGAAAGTTGGGATCAAAAGAAAGTTCGCCAAGTATGTGAACCATATATCCGAGAAGCTATGGGTGATTTACCAATTGCTGAAGATTGCACATGGTACATTAACCCGACAGGAAAATTCGTCATTGGTGGCCCTGACGGGGATGCAGGCCTTACTGGGCGTAAAATTATCGTAGACACCTATGGCGGTGCAGCGCCTCACGGTGGTGGCGCTTTCTCAGGTAAAGACACGACAAAAGTTGACCGCTCTGCGGCATATGCCGCACGTTATTTAGCCAAAAATGTCGTGGCGGCAAAACTTGCTGATAAATGTACTATCCAACTTTCCTACGCAATTGGCGTTGCGCAACCTTTATCAGTCTATGTTGATTTGCATGGCACTGGTAAGGTTTCAGAAGACGTTATCGAGGCTGCCATTCGTGAGAACATGGATCTCTCTCCAACAGGCATTCGCAAACATCTTGATCTTAACAAGCCAATTTATGCCCAGTCTGCAGCTTATGGTCACTTTGGTCGTAAACCTGGTAGAAACGGCTCGTTCTCTTGGGAAAAAACAGACCTTACGGCTGCTTTAAAACAGGCAGTAAAGAAAGCAGCTTAG
- a CDS encoding tRNA (guanosine(46)-N(7))-methyltransferase TrmB — protein MSDKDHPTRSTEAFFGRRKGKHLKENHLKALSEVLPRLKLDLSRQAPENLFELWDRPFTSIRLEIGFGGGEHLLHRARSSSMQDVAFIGIEPFVNSMAKLVQSVSNDPIDNLRLFDDDATFVLDWLPDHCLDHIDLLYPDPWTKKRHWKRRFVSKVNLDRFARVLKPGGKFCFASDIDTYVNWTLQHIKAHDEFSWIANGPDDWTKPWQDWPSTRYEAKAFREGRTPAYLDFIKK, from the coding sequence ATGTCAGACAAAGATCATCCGACACGGTCGACCGAAGCATTTTTCGGTCGGCGCAAAGGTAAGCATCTCAAAGAAAATCATCTTAAAGCACTCAGCGAAGTACTACCAAGACTAAAGTTGGATTTGTCGAGACAAGCTCCTGAAAACCTATTTGAGCTTTGGGATCGTCCATTTACATCTATACGTTTAGAAATTGGCTTCGGCGGCGGTGAACACCTCCTTCACCGCGCCCGTTCTTCTTCTATGCAGGATGTTGCCTTTATCGGCATTGAGCCTTTCGTCAATTCCATGGCTAAACTGGTTCAATCCGTTAGCAATGACCCAATTGATAACCTTCGACTGTTTGATGATGACGCAACGTTTGTGCTCGATTGGCTACCTGACCATTGCCTTGATCATATTGACTTGCTTTACCCAGATCCATGGACAAAGAAGCGTCATTGGAAGCGTCGATTTGTTTCTAAGGTAAATCTTGATCGTTTCGCACGCGTATTGAAGCCCGGTGGCAAGTTTTGTTTTGCCTCGGATATCGATACATATGTGAACTGGACATTACAGCATATCAAAGCCCATGATGAATTTAGCTGGATTGCAAATGGACCGGATGATTGGACAAAACCATGGCAAGACTGGCCATCAACCCGCTATGAAGCGAAGGCCTTCCGCGAAGGCCGCACACCTGCCTATTTAGACTTTATCAAAAAGTAA
- a CDS encoding penicillin-binding protein activator gives MRKLKTAAMCVAATVILSGCQSGVTDFGLGSQTKAQTVNASTLPAKTGPAVGDVLGFGPARVALLIPRTAPGNGSAVAKQIQNAAELAISDLGGDVMELVIKDTAGTPAGAITATQAAIREGSAVVLGPLFSSSVTSARSIITQSGRPLVAFSSDPTAAGAGGYLISFLPDQLVSRSVNYAISQGKRSFTAILPSGAYGNLVERQLRSTIQASGGQLLAISKYQYNSKSVQAAITEALGAAQQSDAIFIPDGGNTPAAIIRQLKRLGVDLNNKMVIGTGQWRTANLSAPELQGAVFADMDQARFQAFKQRYAQKFGSEPTVNAALGYDAVLLVGGLLKERPGQQITATEIQRRQGFIGASGIFRFLPSGLNERGLAIFQVQDGVAKAIQAAPSSFSPTQ, from the coding sequence ATGCGTAAATTGAAAACAGCCGCGATGTGCGTAGCTGCGACTGTTATTCTGTCTGGTTGCCAATCAGGTGTAACTGATTTTGGTTTAGGCTCTCAAACAAAAGCCCAAACCGTAAATGCTTCAACATTACCCGCTAAAACAGGTCCAGCTGTGGGTGATGTTTTAGGATTTGGTCCAGCCCGAGTTGCTCTTTTGATCCCCCGCACGGCACCGGGAAATGGCTCTGCGGTTGCAAAGCAAATCCAGAATGCGGCTGAGCTGGCTATCTCCGATCTTGGTGGAGATGTGATGGAGCTTGTAATTAAGGATACAGCTGGCACACCCGCAGGTGCAATTACGGCCACCCAGGCAGCTATTCGCGAAGGATCAGCTGTGGTGCTAGGACCTTTATTTTCAAGTTCAGTCACATCTGCAAGGTCAATTATTACCCAGTCAGGGCGTCCGCTTGTAGCTTTTTCTTCCGACCCAACCGCAGCTGGTGCAGGGGGTTACTTGATTTCATTCTTGCCAGACCAACTTGTTTCAAGGTCGGTTAACTACGCTATTTCGCAAGGAAAAAGATCATTTACCGCCATATTGCCAAGCGGCGCATATGGAAATTTGGTTGAGCGCCAACTGCGGTCAACGATTCAAGCTAGCGGCGGGCAGTTACTAGCCATTTCGAAGTATCAGTATAACAGTAAGTCAGTTCAGGCGGCGATTACAGAAGCTCTTGGTGCAGCACAGCAGTCGGATGCAATTTTTATACCTGATGGGGGCAATACACCTGCGGCCATCATTCGACAGTTGAAGCGCCTTGGTGTTGATCTGAACAATAAAATGGTCATCGGCACCGGGCAGTGGCGAACTGCAAACCTGAGCGCTCCAGAACTGCAAGGTGCTGTGTTTGCTGATATGGATCAGGCAAGGTTTCAAGCGTTTAAACAAAGATATGCGCAAAAATTTGGCAGCGAACCAACTGTAAATGCGGCTTTAGGTTATGATGCAGTTCTGCTTGTGGGTGGATTGCTTAAAGAAAGACCAGGTCAGCAGATTACGGCAACCGAAATTCAAAGGCGCCAGGGTTTTATCGGTGCATCAGGTATCTTTAGGTTCTTGCCATCGGGTCTTAACGAGCGAGGCCTTGCAATATTCCAAGTTCAGGATGGAGTTGCAAAAGCAATCCAAGCTGCACCATCATCTTTTAGTCCGACGCAGTAA
- the rsmI gene encoding 16S rRNA (cytidine(1402)-2'-O)-methyltransferase, with amino-acid sequence MTDQNYTIATFKINAKPIEPGLYIVATPIGNLGDITLRALETLAACDVIACEDTRTSSKLLNRFNIKTRTIAYHEHNAAFASEKMIAALDEGKTIALISDAGTPLISDPGYRIVNAASAAGHPVIPIPGASALLSALMGAGLPTDSFFYGGFLPHKEKAKRDRLTEVSRIEATLILYESPNRLLASLKTAEDVLGGDRLACVGRELTKSYEEFVRGTLSELVETFSERAIKGEIVLVIGPPTQSEVMSDDEVMGWLKELARDLPTGKAASEAARLTNRPRKELYKILLDLKNKNP; translated from the coding sequence GTGACAGACCAAAATTACACAATTGCGACGTTTAAAATCAACGCCAAGCCGATTGAACCTGGCCTTTACATTGTTGCAACTCCCATTGGGAACTTAGGTGATATTACATTGCGTGCGCTAGAAACGCTCGCTGCTTGTGATGTTATAGCTTGCGAAGATACGAGAACCAGCAGCAAATTGCTAAATCGCTTTAATATCAAAACACGTACAATTGCCTATCATGAGCACAATGCGGCTTTTGCATCTGAGAAGATGATAGCAGCACTTGATGAAGGCAAAACAATTGCTCTTATATCCGATGCGGGAACACCACTTATCTCTGATCCCGGCTACCGCATTGTCAATGCAGCATCTGCAGCAGGTCACCCCGTCATTCCAATTCCGGGTGCAAGCGCATTACTTTCGGCGCTCATGGGCGCGGGGTTGCCAACAGACAGTTTTTTCTATGGTGGTTTCTTGCCACATAAAGAAAAAGCTAAACGTGATCGTCTCACGGAAGTTTCCCGCATAGAAGCAACACTTATTTTATACGAATCTCCAAATCGCTTGCTAGCATCGTTAAAAACAGCAGAGGATGTATTGGGTGGAGACCGTCTTGCTTGTGTTGGCCGTGAGCTTACCAAATCTTACGAAGAATTCGTACGAGGGACACTATCTGAACTTGTTGAAACATTTTCTGAACGTGCAATTAAAGGAGAAATTGTGTTGGTTATCGGGCCACCCACACAGTCTGAGGTTATGTCAGATGATGAAGTTATGGGTTGGCTCAAAGAACTTGCGCGTGACCTACCAACGGGAAAAGCTGCCAGCGAGGCCGCACGTCTTACAAACCGTCCACGCAAAGAACTTTATAAAATCCTACTCGATTTAAAAAACAAAAATCCCTAA
- a CDS encoding YraN family protein, with the protein MSEPANRKKAYRKGFIAEYIAAMFLLFKGYRICALRHKTKLGEIDIIAKKGELAIFVEVKARKTAQIGIDAVSHASQSRIKNASDLWLAKQRDAQKLSQRYDIIVITPTSFPAHFLDAF; encoded by the coding sequence ATGTCAGAACCAGCAAACAGAAAAAAGGCCTATCGAAAAGGTTTTATCGCTGAATATATCGCGGCAATGTTTTTGTTGTTTAAAGGCTATCGCATTTGTGCGCTACGCCACAAAACTAAACTTGGAGAAATTGATATCATCGCAAAGAAAGGTGAGCTTGCAATTTTCGTTGAGGTGAAAGCGCGTAAAACTGCTCAAATAGGAATAGACGCAGTTTCTCACGCTTCCCAATCTCGAATCAAAAACGCAAGCGATCTGTGGTTAGCAAAACAAAGAGATGCACAAAAATTATCTCAACGATATGACATCATTGTTATCACCCCAACAAGTTTTCCCGCACATTTTTTGGATGCTTTTTGA
- the gshB gene encoding glutathione synthase: MTDIKKVAVQMDHVSGIDITGDTTFALSLEAQARGYQLFHYTPDRLSQRDGEVYASMEVMTLKDEVGDHFTLDEAKKVSLSDMDVVLLRQDPPFDMNYITSTHLLELVHPKTLVVNDPAWVRNSPEKIFVTEFTDLMPKTLITKDPREIMDFRQEVGDMILKPLYGNGGAGVFLLNKDDQNLTSLLEMFGDLFVEPYIAQQYLPAVRAGDKRIILIEGEPVGAINRVPAEGDARSNMHVGGKAEAIELTPRDKEICDRIGPALRERGFTLVGIDVIGDYMTEINVTSPTGVREVKKFGGTDIASLFWDAIENRKKNGGQFVL, encoded by the coding sequence ATGACTGATATTAAAAAAGTAGCGGTTCAAATGGACCATGTCTCTGGCATTGATATTACCGGTGATACGACATTTGCATTGTCGCTTGAGGCTCAGGCTCGCGGATATCAACTTTTCCATTATACACCTGATCGCTTAAGCCAGCGCGACGGAGAAGTGTATGCGTCTATGGAAGTCATGACATTGAAGGATGAAGTTGGTGATCATTTCACTTTGGATGAAGCTAAAAAGGTGTCTTTATCTGACATGGATGTTGTGCTTTTACGCCAAGACCCGCCCTTTGACATGAATTATATCACAAGCACGCATTTGCTTGAACTTGTCCACCCGAAGACACTTGTCGTCAATGATCCTGCATGGGTTCGTAATTCTCCTGAGAAAATTTTTGTGACAGAATTCACCGATCTAATGCCCAAAACTTTGATCACAAAAGATCCTAGAGAAATCATGGATTTCCGCCAAGAAGTAGGCGATATGATCTTAAAGCCTCTTTATGGTAATGGCGGTGCAGGCGTATTTTTGCTGAATAAAGATGATCAGAACCTCACTTCCCTCTTGGAAATGTTCGGTGACCTATTCGTCGAGCCTTATATCGCTCAGCAATATTTGCCAGCAGTTCGCGCAGGAGATAAGCGTATTATTCTCATCGAAGGTGAACCGGTTGGCGCAATTAACCGCGTACCCGCCGAAGGTGATGCACGCTCCAACATGCATGTCGGTGGAAAGGCGGAAGCCATTGAATTAACACCGCGCGATAAAGAAATTTGTGACCGCATTGGACCAGCATTGCGCGAGCGCGGGTTTACTCTCGTCGGCATCGATGTCATCGGCGACTATATGACTGAAATCAACGTCACATCGCCCACAGGTGTGCGTGAGGTGAAGAAATTTGGCGGCACTGATATTGCAAGCTTATTCTGGGATGCGATTGAAAATCGCAAGAAAAATGGCGGACAATTCGTTCTTTAA
- a CDS encoding YifB family Mg chelatase-like AAA ATPase, whose product MVAHVKTVAFQGIEALPVDVQVMISPGKIGMHIVGLPDKAVAESRERVQAALHASGLSLPAKKVTINLAPADLPKEGSHFDLPIALGLMAAMDAIPNDVLQNYVVLGELSLDGAISYVTGSLPAAIGANAMDRGLICPEACGAEAAWADEDMDILAPISLISIANHFRGTQVLSRPKPAQRALTTNLPDLADIKGQETAKRALEVAAAGGHNLLMVGPPGSGKSMLASRLPSILPPLTPAEMLSVSMVHSIAGQLSGGHLTDQRPFRSPHHSATMAAMVGGGAKARPGEVSMAHKGVLFLDEFPEFSPQVLDSLRQPLESSQSVIARANHRVSYPADIQLIAAMNPCRCGMAGEPGQTCARGPRCQTDYQARISGPLLDRIDLRIEVPAVTAMDLIQPKPAEPSENVAKRVLRARQLQEQRYQDLSHSDVLVNARCPTALIEKVAQLDKAGTSLLQEAAEKMVFSARAYHRVLKVARTLADLDNSDIVGRIHLAEAISYRIAGERLTQAA is encoded by the coding sequence ATGGTTGCGCATGTAAAGACTGTCGCATTTCAGGGAATTGAAGCTCTGCCTGTTGATGTTCAGGTTATGATTTCACCCGGGAAGATTGGCATGCATATTGTTGGCTTGCCAGACAAGGCCGTTGCTGAAAGTCGCGAGCGGGTACAAGCTGCACTTCATGCATCTGGCTTATCGTTACCTGCGAAAAAAGTTACGATTAATTTAGCGCCCGCTGATCTACCCAAAGAAGGATCCCATTTCGATCTTCCTATTGCGCTTGGTCTAATGGCAGCGATGGATGCAATCCCAAATGATGTTTTGCAGAACTATGTTGTTCTAGGCGAATTATCGCTTGATGGAGCAATTTCTTACGTTACAGGTTCACTTCCTGCAGCCATCGGTGCCAATGCGATGGATCGTGGTTTAATCTGCCCCGAAGCCTGTGGCGCAGAGGCCGCATGGGCAGATGAAGATATGGATATTTTAGCACCCATAAGCCTGATCTCAATTGCCAACCATTTTCGAGGCACCCAAGTCTTATCGCGGCCAAAACCAGCGCAACGAGCACTTACAACCAACTTACCTGATCTAGCCGACATAAAAGGGCAAGAAACAGCAAAACGCGCATTGGAAGTCGCAGCGGCTGGCGGGCATAATTTACTGATGGTTGGTCCGCCTGGTTCTGGAAAATCCATGCTTGCATCCCGTCTTCCATCCATTTTACCACCTCTTACGCCGGCTGAAATGCTCAGTGTGTCGATGGTTCATTCCATTGCTGGACAATTATCTGGTGGGCATTTAACTGATCAACGTCCATTTCGGTCACCGCATCACTCTGCTACCATGGCAGCAATGGTTGGCGGTGGTGCAAAAGCACGTCCAGGTGAAGTTTCTATGGCACATAAAGGGGTCTTGTTTTTAGATGAATTTCCAGAATTTTCACCGCAAGTTCTGGATTCCCTGCGCCAACCTCTGGAAAGTTCACAATCTGTCATCGCACGGGCCAATCACCGCGTGAGTTATCCAGCAGATATTCAACTGATCGCAGCCATGAACCCGTGCCGCTGCGGCATGGCAGGAGAGCCCGGGCAGACCTGTGCACGTGGTCCACGTTGCCAAACCGACTACCAAGCTCGTATTTCAGGCCCTTTATTAGACCGTATCGACCTGCGCATCGAAGTGCCTGCCGTTACGGCAATGGACCTCATACAACCAAAGCCTGCTGAACCAAGTGAGAACGTCGCGAAAAGAGTTTTGCGAGCCCGGCAGCTGCAAGAACAAAGATATCAAGACCTTAGCCATAGCGATGTTTTAGTCAATGCGCGTTGCCCCACCGCATTGATTGAAAAGGTTGCCCAGCTGGATAAGGCTGGAACATCCCTGTTGCAAGAAGCAGCAGAAAAAATGGTGTTTTCTGCTCGCGCTTATCATCGTGTGTTAAAAGTTGCCCGAACGCTTGCCGATTTAGATAATTCAGACATTGTGGGTCGAATTCATTTAGCAGAAGCGATCTCTTATCGAATTGCAGGTGAACGACTGACACAAGCCGCATAG
- the dut gene encoding dUTP diphosphatase: protein MSHPTIGFYRLPHGVGIALPEYETTGSAGMDLRAAIGEDDTFVIPPTGRTLVPTGFIFEIPQGFEVQIRPRSGLALKHGVTCLNTPGTIDSDYRGEVKIILANLGQEAFKITRGMRVAQMVVAPVVQAKVREIDALSETVRGTGGFGSTGTS, encoded by the coding sequence ATGTCCCATCCAACTATCGGGTTTTATCGTCTGCCACATGGCGTAGGCATCGCCTTGCCGGAGTATGAAACGACAGGTTCTGCCGGTATGGATTTGCGTGCTGCAATTGGAGAGGATGATACGTTTGTCATTCCCCCGACCGGACGAACGCTAGTGCCAACCGGGTTTATCTTTGAAATACCTCAAGGATTTGAGGTTCAAATCAGACCGCGTTCGGGCTTGGCCTTAAAGCATGGTGTCACGTGTCTTAATACGCCTGGCACTATCGATAGCGATTATCGAGGTGAAGTAAAAATCATTCTGGCAAATTTGGGCCAAGAGGCATTTAAAATCACACGGGGTATGCGCGTGGCGCAAATGGTTGTCGCGCCAGTGGTGCAGGCAAAGGTTAGGGAAATTGATGCACTAAGTGAGACAGTTCGCGGTACTGGCGGGTTTGGTTCAACGGGAACAAGTTAA
- a CDS encoding peptide chain release factor 3, whose amino-acid sequence MTETLSEAVSRRRTFAIISHPDAGKTTLTEKLLLFGGAIQLAGEVKAKKDRIQTRSDWMKIERERGISVVTSVMTFEYDDKVYNLLDTPGHEDFADDTYRTLTAVDAAVMVVDAAKGIEPRTLKLFEVCRLRDIPIITFVNKMDREARDIFEILDEIEEKLALDTAPITWPIGQGKTFSGTYHLADNSVRKNDSETETTPVIGPEADSAAGLLPENEREAFIESCALAQEACNPFDLEAFLAGHLSPVFFGSALRNFGVRDLINALGKFAPPPRSQVADIRTVEAIDPKMSAFVFKIQANMDPNHRDRIAFVRVCSGQLKRGMKARLARTGKLMGLSAPQFFFASQRQLADTAYAGDVVGIPNHGTLRIGDTLTDGEALVFQGVPNFAPEILRRVRLEDAMKAKKLKEALQQMAEEGVVQLFIPEDGSPAIVGVVGALQLDVLKERLKVEYSLPVSFELARFSICRWISADDESDVDQFIKTHRGDIARDLDGDPVFLAADGFSLNYEADRSPSIKMVDIKEYQTQ is encoded by the coding sequence ATGACTGAGACGCTCTCTGAGGCGGTATCGCGCCGTAGAACTTTTGCGATCATTTCGCACCCAGATGCTGGTAAAACGACTCTCACTGAAAAACTTTTGCTTTTTGGTGGCGCTATTCAGCTTGCAGGCGAGGTGAAAGCCAAAAAGGACCGTATTCAAACGCGATCCGATTGGATGAAGATCGAACGTGAGCGCGGCATTTCCGTCGTCACATCCGTAATGACATTCGAGTATGATGATAAAGTCTATAATCTTCTAGATACACCAGGCCACGAAGACTTCGCCGATGATACATACCGTACATTAACGGCAGTCGATGCGGCTGTCATGGTTGTAGATGCTGCCAAAGGTATCGAACCTCGAACACTCAAACTTTTTGAAGTTTGTCGTTTGCGCGATATTCCAATTATCACATTTGTAAATAAGATGGACCGTGAGGCCCGCGACATTTTTGAAATCCTTGACGAGATTGAAGAAAAACTTGCGCTTGATACGGCTCCCATCACATGGCCGATTGGTCAGGGCAAAACATTTTCTGGCACCTACCACTTAGCTGATAACAGCGTTCGCAAAAATGATAGTGAAACTGAAACGACACCCGTAATTGGGCCAGAGGCTGACAGTGCAGCAGGTTTGCTTCCTGAAAATGAGCGGGAAGCATTTATTGAATCTTGCGCTCTCGCACAAGAGGCATGTAATCCATTTGATTTAGAAGCCTTTCTTGCAGGGCATTTATCTCCCGTGTTCTTTGGGTCCGCCTTGCGTAACTTCGGTGTTCGAGACCTAATCAATGCACTTGGGAAGTTCGCACCACCACCTCGTTCTCAAGTTGCTGATATTAGAACTGTTGAGGCGATAGATCCGAAAATGTCTGCTTTCGTATTTAAAATTCAGGCGAATATGGACCCCAACCACCGAGACCGTATCGCATTTGTGCGTGTTTGTTCAGGCCAGCTGAAACGTGGCATGAAAGCTCGCCTTGCCAGAACCGGTAAACTTATGGGGCTATCAGCGCCACAATTCTTTTTTGCATCTCAACGACAACTTGCAGACACCGCTTATGCTGGCGATGTAGTGGGCATTCCCAATCACGGGACATTACGCATTGGCGATACGTTGACCGACGGTGAGGCACTTGTTTTCCAAGGCGTACCAAATTTCGCACCTGAAATATTGCGTCGTGTAAGGCTGGAAGATGCCATGAAAGCCAAGAAGTTGAAGGAAGCGCTGCAGCAAATGGCCGAGGAAGGCGTCGTGCAGCTCTTTATTCCAGAGGATGGATCACCCGCAATCGTGGGTGTAGTTGGTGCGCTCCAACTTGATGTATTGAAAGAACGTTTAAAAGTTGAATACAGCCTTCCGGTTAGCTTTGAATTGGCTAGATTCTCTATTTGCCGCTGGATTTCTGCAGATGATGAAAGTGATGTTGACCAATTTATCAAGACCCACCGCGGTGATATTGCACGCGATCTTGATGGCGACCCGGTATTTTTAGCTGCGGACGGCTTTTCATTGAATTATGAAGCCGACAGGTCACCATCAATTAAGATGGTTGATATTAAAGAATATCAAACTCAATAA
- a CDS encoding peroxiredoxin translates to MSLRINDTAPDFTAETTQGTINFHEWMGDSWAVLFSHPKDFTPVCTTELGTMAGIAPEFEKRNVKIIGISVDPVESHEKWKADIATATGHNVDYPLIGDKDLAVAKAFSMLPASDGDTSEGRTPADNATVRSVFVIGPDKKVKLVLTYPMTTGRNFNEILRAIDSMQLTATHKVATPANWENGDDVIITPAVSNEEATEKFGSFDTVLPYLRKTKQPK, encoded by the coding sequence ATGTCACTTCGCATCAACGATACGGCACCAGATTTTACTGCCGAAACTACACAAGGCACAATTAATTTCCACGAATGGATGGGCGATAGTTGGGCGGTGTTATTTTCTCACCCAAAAGACTTTACCCCCGTTTGCACCACAGAACTTGGCACAATGGCTGGCATTGCACCTGAGTTTGAAAAACGCAATGTAAAGATCATTGGCATCTCCGTTGATCCCGTTGAAAGTCATGAAAAATGGAAAGCTGACATTGCAACAGCTACTGGCCATAATGTTGATTACCCACTGATTGGCGACAAAGATCTAGCTGTTGCGAAAGCATTTAGTATGTTGCCAGCTTCGGATGGCGATACATCAGAAGGCCGTACTCCGGCAGATAACGCAACAGTTCGTTCAGTGTTCGTCATCGGACCTGATAAAAAGGTTAAGTTAGTTCTCACATATCCAATGACAACTGGCAGGAATTTTAATGAAATTCTTCGAGCGATTGATTCCATGCAACTCACTGCAACACACAAAGTAGCGACACCTGCAAACTGGGAAAATGGTGATGATGTTATTATCACGCCAGCCGTTTCGAACGAAGAAGCAACTGAAAAATTTGGTAGCTTTGACACTGTTTTGCCTTACCTGCGCAAAACAAAACAGCCAAAATAA
- a CDS encoding pirin family protein, with the protein MSIRPIKSTSQAVPTMEGAGVHLHRAFGFTDPTLADPFLLFDDFRNDDPAKYENGFPWHPHRGIETITYVLAGSVEHGDSLGNRGSMRAGDVQWMTAGRGIMHQEMPHGDATGKMHGFQLWANLPSALKMTDPRYQDISSKEIPTVIEDDGTVARVIIGDFWGKTGPVEGVAAEPTFLDISVPPLTRKRFKVDTYKSAFAYIFAGSGTFRDASRPQGILIEKEIAGEEVHLRDLSGDRTLVVFDTGDEITVQSGEEGIRFLLVSGKPIEEPVAWHGPIVMNTQEEINQAMRDLRSGSFVD; encoded by the coding sequence ATGTCTATCAGGCCAATTAAATCTACTTCTCAAGCGGTACCTACGATGGAAGGTGCGGGCGTGCATTTGCATCGCGCATTTGGATTTACGGATCCAACTCTTGCGGACCCCTTTTTGTTGTTCGATGATTTTCGAAATGATGACCCGGCAAAATATGAGAATGGTTTCCCATGGCACCCCCATCGCGGCATTGAGACAATTACGTATGTGCTTGCTGGCTCTGTCGAACATGGCGATAGTCTTGGCAATCGAGGTAGTATGAGGGCAGGCGATGTGCAATGGATGACTGCAGGTCGCGGAATTATGCACCAAGAAATGCCTCATGGTGATGCAACTGGAAAGATGCATGGTTTTCAACTATGGGCAAACTTGCCATCTGCGTTAAAAATGACTGACCCGCGATATCAGGATATTTCATCTAAAGAAATTCCAACAGTGATAGAGGATGATGGAACGGTTGCGCGTGTAATTATTGGTGACTTTTGGGGTAAAACTGGCCCAGTAGAAGGTGTTGCTGCGGAGCCAACTTTTTTGGATATTTCCGTACCACCGCTCACAAGAAAACGTTTTAAAGTGGATACCTATAAATCAGCTTTTGCATATATATTCGCTGGGTCCGGTACATTTCGAGATGCATCTAGACCGCAGGGCATACTGATTGAAAAAGAAATCGCAGGGGAGGAAGTGCACCTGCGCGACCTGAGCGGTGACCGTACCTTGGTTGTTTTCGATACGGGCGATGAGATTACTGTGCAATCCGGTGAAGAGGGTATTAGATTCTTGCTAGTTTCAGGAAAACCAATTGAGGAGCCGGTGGCTTGGCATGGGCCTATCGTGATGAACACGCAAGAAGAGATCAATCAGGCGATGCGAGATCTTAGATCAGGGTCATTTGTAGATTAA